From a region of the Streptacidiphilus albus JL83 genome:
- a CDS encoding YihY/virulence factor BrkB family protein: MQPAGEAPRPSRHRARRSRRSGRRAGPTYRTIVWKLIKDTTNTCMEYRVTGLAAEVAFFTLMSVPPLLLCLAGTLGYLSRSTIAVVERDILNAAGVVLSQSSINQVVTPLLHSVFSGGRPDLISIGFMLALWSGSRALYVFVETVTIMYGLEGNRGIIHTRVLSLGLYIVALIVGTIVLPLLVAGPGLVVDALPMSAGLVHALYWPSAVVLSVVFMTTLYHVSVPVRTPWKEDLPGALVALLVLAVGSGVLRFYLVHSVEGPTVYSSLAAPVAVLLWIGVTALAVLIGAAMNASVDRMWPSRATEAARAQNERAREEAAAELVRRAEARRSAVRNRAANPPPAGEEAEGEAPAEYPERWADFLPHKDIRGRIQTRGPGLRRHRYPPPEDDGPTPGGPKGPDGPEDPGGSGY, from the coding sequence GTGCAGCCAGCAGGTGAAGCCCCACGACCGTCCCGCCACCGGGCCCGACGCTCCCGACGGTCGGGGCGCCGGGCCGGCCCGACCTACCGGACGATCGTCTGGAAACTGATCAAGGACACCACCAACACCTGCATGGAGTACCGGGTCACCGGGCTCGCCGCCGAGGTCGCCTTCTTCACCCTGATGTCGGTGCCCCCGCTGCTGCTCTGCCTGGCCGGCACCCTCGGCTACCTCAGCCGGTCCACCATCGCCGTCGTCGAGCGGGACATCCTCAACGCGGCCGGCGTGGTGCTCTCCCAGTCCTCCATCAACCAGGTGGTCACCCCGCTGCTGCACAGTGTCTTCAGCGGCGGCAGACCCGACCTGATCTCCATCGGCTTCATGCTCGCGCTCTGGTCGGGATCGCGCGCCCTCTACGTCTTCGTCGAGACCGTCACCATCATGTACGGGCTGGAGGGCAACCGCGGCATCATCCACACCCGGGTGCTGTCGCTCGGCCTCTACATCGTCGCGCTGATCGTCGGCACCATCGTGCTGCCGCTGCTGGTGGCCGGCCCCGGGCTGGTGGTCGACGCGCTGCCGATGTCCGCCGGACTGGTCCACGCGCTGTACTGGCCCTCCGCGGTGGTGCTCTCGGTGGTCTTCATGACCACGCTCTACCACGTCTCCGTCCCGGTCAGGACGCCGTGGAAGGAGGACCTCCCGGGTGCGTTGGTCGCCCTGCTGGTGCTCGCCGTCGGCAGTGGCGTGCTGCGCTTCTACCTGGTGCACTCGGTCGAGGGGCCGACCGTCTACAGCTCGCTGGCCGCGCCGGTCGCGGTGCTGCTGTGGATCGGGGTCACCGCGCTGGCGGTGCTGATCGGCGCGGCGATGAACGCCTCGGTCGACCGGATGTGGCCGAGCCGTGCCACCGAGGCGGCCCGCGCCCAGAACGAGCGGGCCCGGGAGGAGGCGGCGGCCGAGTTGGTGCGCCGGGCCGAGGCCCGCCGCTCCGCCGTCCGCAACCGCGCCGCCAATCCGCCGCCGGCCGGCGAGGAGGCCGAGGGCGAGGCGCCCGCCGAGTACCCGGAGCGCTGGGCCGACTTCCTGCCGCACAAGGACATCCGCGGCCGGATCCAGACCCGGGGCCCCGGCCTCCGCCGCCACCGATACCCGCCCCCGGAGGACGACGGCCCGACGCCCGGCGGTCCGAAGGGCCCCGACGGCCCCGAGGACCCCGGCGGCTCCGGGTACTGA
- a CDS encoding alpha/beta hydrolase — protein sequence MAHASSAGPAPGTGPGRGASGVSGGSWVRAWRQRVSKQPRVVRRAPSGGAVAGACLFYCLSLTPSLLPRSWWLQGLCAGITGAIGYGLGAAVGAGVGFVLGRLDRRPGARVRRIGWGVLAAVALLGMVAITVRSAHWQSEVRRAVAESPHVSWWSWWLVPVVALLVGGVLVLVARLLRLGTGLVAHSLSPLVPLPVAYTMGVALVVFVTVGVVQGFLLSAALDVAESAASLTDSGTPPGIVRPELATLSGSPASGESWDSLGSKGREFVGEAPTRAGITAFTGHPAMDPVRVYTGLRSADTLDGRAAKAVAELVRTGGFDRKVLAVLATTGSGWVNRQSGTPLEYMYGGDSALVAMQYSYLPSWVSVLTEDEAADAGKALFDAVYAKWSTLPPTSRPKLVVYGESLGSYATEEAFGGDLATLSARTDGALLVGPTFDNPMWQHLTEEREPGSPAWRPVVQQGRTVRFAQVPSDLAVPDAPWHTPRTVYLQNGSDPIVWWSPGLFLNRPDWLDRPRAADVSSAMRFYPVVTFWQVACDLVDANGVPPGHGHRYGTMPTTAWAAMIPPPGWTAADTARLKTLMAGL from the coding sequence GTGGCGCATGCGTCCAGTGCGGGTCCGGCCCCCGGAACGGGCCCGGGCCGGGGCGCGTCCGGGGTCTCCGGCGGCTCCTGGGTCAGGGCCTGGCGGCAGCGGGTCTCCAAGCAGCCCCGGGTGGTGCGCCGCGCGCCCTCCGGGGGCGCGGTCGCGGGCGCCTGCCTCTTCTACTGCCTGTCGCTGACGCCCTCGCTGCTGCCCCGCTCCTGGTGGTTGCAGGGGCTCTGCGCCGGGATCACCGGTGCCATCGGCTACGGGCTGGGCGCGGCCGTCGGCGCCGGGGTCGGCTTCGTGCTGGGACGGCTGGACCGGCGTCCGGGGGCGCGGGTGCGCCGGATCGGCTGGGGCGTGCTCGCCGCCGTGGCGCTGCTGGGGATGGTCGCGATCACCGTGCGCAGCGCGCACTGGCAGAGCGAGGTGCGCCGGGCGGTCGCCGAGTCGCCGCATGTCTCCTGGTGGAGCTGGTGGCTGGTGCCGGTGGTGGCGCTGCTGGTCGGCGGGGTGCTGGTGCTGGTCGCGCGGCTGCTGCGGCTGGGCACCGGGCTGGTCGCGCACAGTCTCTCGCCGCTGGTGCCGCTGCCGGTCGCCTACACCATGGGCGTCGCGCTGGTGGTCTTCGTCACCGTCGGCGTGGTGCAGGGCTTCCTGCTGTCGGCCGCGCTGGACGTGGCCGAGAGCGCGGCCTCGCTCACCGACAGCGGGACGCCGCCGGGGATCGTGCGGCCCGAGCTGGCGACGCTCTCCGGCAGCCCGGCCTCCGGCGAGTCCTGGGACAGCCTGGGCTCCAAGGGCCGCGAGTTCGTCGGCGAGGCCCCGACCCGGGCCGGGATCACGGCCTTCACCGGGCACCCGGCGATGGATCCGGTCCGGGTCTACACCGGGCTGCGGTCCGCCGACACCCTGGACGGCCGGGCCGCCAAGGCCGTGGCCGAGCTGGTGCGCACCGGCGGTTTCGACCGCAAGGTGCTCGCGGTGCTGGCGACCACCGGCAGCGGCTGGGTCAACCGGCAGTCCGGCACCCCGCTGGAGTACATGTACGGCGGTGACAGCGCGCTGGTCGCGATGCAGTACTCCTATCTGCCGAGCTGGGTCTCGGTGCTGACCGAGGACGAGGCGGCGGACGCCGGGAAGGCGCTGTTCGACGCGGTCTACGCGAAGTGGTCGACGCTGCCGCCGACGAGCCGCCCCAAGCTGGTGGTCTACGGCGAGAGCCTCGGCTCCTACGCCACCGAGGAGGCCTTCGGCGGCGACCTGGCGACGCTGAGCGCCCGCACCGACGGCGCACTGCTGGTCGGCCCGACCTTCGACAACCCGATGTGGCAGCACCTCACCGAGGAGCGCGAGCCCGGGAGTCCGGCCTGGCGGCCGGTGGTCCAGCAGGGCCGGACGGTCCGCTTCGCCCAGGTGCCGTCCGACCTGGCCGTCCCGGACGCGCCCTGGCACACCCCGCGCACCGTCTATCTGCAGAACGGCTCGGACCCGATCGTCTGGTGGTCCCCCGGGCTGTTCCTGAACCGCCCGGACTGGCTGGACCGTCCCCGGGCCGCCGACGTCTCCTCGGCGATGCGCTTCTACCCGGTGGTGACCTTCTGGCAGGTGGCCTGCGACCTGGTGGACGCCAACGGTGTGCCCCCGGGCCACGGCCACCGCTACGGCACCATGCCGACCACCGCCTGGGCCGCGATGATCCCACCGCCGGGCTGGACGGCGGCGGACACCGCGCGGCTGAAGACGCTGATGGCGGGCCTGTGA
- a CDS encoding CPBP family intramembrane glutamic endopeptidase, translating into MRVGRTDAATGAAIAVLVVVNLLNNRWAHGWGVPVALVTVAVLLGIVRWGGGDWSDLGLARDTWRRGALWALVIVGVIAVVYLGAAVLPGTRELFADSRTDSLAGGELALRVLVDVPLGTVLLEEFAFRGTLYGLVRRQHGTVPATVLSSLLFGLWHILPSLHLATDKPALHSVFGGSAAGAVVADAAAVLFTALSGVVFCELRRRSGSLFAPMGLHWATNALGYLAAYLTVHTR; encoded by the coding sequence GTGAGGGTCGGTCGGACCGATGCCGCGACCGGCGCCGCGATCGCCGTGCTGGTCGTGGTGAACCTGCTGAACAACCGCTGGGCGCACGGCTGGGGCGTGCCGGTGGCGCTGGTGACCGTGGCGGTGCTGCTGGGCATCGTCCGCTGGGGCGGCGGCGACTGGTCCGACCTGGGCCTGGCCCGGGACACCTGGCGGCGCGGGGCGCTCTGGGCGCTGGTGATCGTCGGCGTGATCGCGGTGGTCTACCTGGGCGCGGCGGTGCTGCCGGGTACCCGCGAGCTGTTCGCGGACTCGCGCACCGACTCGCTCGCCGGCGGTGAGCTGGCGCTGCGGGTGCTGGTCGACGTGCCGCTGGGGACGGTGCTGCTGGAGGAGTTCGCCTTCCGCGGCACCCTCTACGGGCTGGTCCGGCGGCAGCACGGCACGGTGCCGGCCACGGTGCTCTCCTCGCTGCTGTTCGGGCTCTGGCACATCCTGCCCTCGCTGCACCTGGCCACCGACAAGCCGGCCCTGCACTCGGTCTTCGGCGGCTCGGCCGCCGGCGCGGTCGTCGCGGACGCGGCGGCGGTGCTGTTCACCGCGCTCAGCGGGGTGGTCTTCTGCGAGCTGCGGCGGCGCAGCGGCAGCCTGTTCGCCCCGATGGGGCTGCACTGGGCGACCAATGCGCTCGGCTACCTCGCCGCCTACCTGACCGTGCACACCCGCTGA
- a CDS encoding S66 peptidase family protein encodes MSLPPLPPDAPGRPGALTRPRRLVPGDTVAVVAPSGPTVPERLAAGVALLESWGLRVRVMPHVLSGHQQLPHLAATDAERAADLRDAWLDPEIAAVVCARGGYGAQRMVELLDWDALRAAPAKVFVGYSDATALHEAFALRLGLATLYGPMAAGQVFTEDAATAEHLRRTLFEPERVRLLGSPSAECLVPGRARGATAGGCLSLLATDRGTPAARPDFAGTILVLEDVGEPLYALDRLLTQLLRSGALAGVAGVALGSWADCHPAYRINELMLDRLGPLGVPVVGELGFGHGPSSLTVPLGLPALLDADAGTLELELPALA; translated from the coding sequence ATGTCCTTGCCACCGCTGCCGCCTGACGCCCCGGGCCGTCCGGGGGCGCTGACGCGTCCGCGCCGACTGGTGCCCGGGGACACCGTCGCGGTGGTCGCGCCGAGCGGGCCGACCGTGCCGGAGCGGCTGGCGGCCGGTGTCGCGCTGCTGGAGTCCTGGGGGCTGCGGGTGCGGGTGATGCCGCATGTGCTGAGCGGCCATCAGCAGCTGCCGCACCTGGCCGCCACCGACGCCGAGCGCGCCGCCGACCTGCGGGACGCCTGGCTGGACCCGGAGATCGCCGCCGTGGTCTGCGCCCGGGGCGGCTACGGCGCCCAGCGGATGGTGGAACTGCTGGACTGGGACGCCCTGCGTGCCGCCCCGGCCAAGGTCTTCGTCGGCTACAGCGACGCGACCGCCCTGCACGAGGCGTTCGCGCTGCGGCTCGGACTCGCCACCCTCTACGGCCCGATGGCCGCCGGCCAGGTCTTCACCGAGGACGCGGCCACCGCCGAGCACCTGCGCCGGACGCTGTTCGAGCCCGAGCGGGTCAGACTGCTCGGCTCGCCCTCGGCCGAGTGCCTGGTCCCCGGCCGGGCCCGGGGCGCCACCGCCGGCGGCTGCCTCTCGCTGCTCGCCACCGACCGCGGCACCCCGGCCGCCCGCCCGGACTTCGCCGGAACGATCCTGGTGCTGGAGGACGTCGGCGAGCCGTTGTACGCCCTGGACCGGCTGCTGACCCAGCTGCTGCGCTCCGGCGCGCTGGCCGGGGTGGCCGGGGTGGCCCTCGGCTCCTGGGCGGACTGCCACCCGGCCTACCGGATCAACGAACTGATGCTGGACCGGCTCGGGCCGCTGGGGGTGCCGGTCGTCGGCGAGCTGGGCTTCGGGCACGGCCCCAGCAGCCTCACCGTCCCGCTGGGCCTGCCGGCGCTGCTGGACGCGGACGCCGGCACCCTGGAGCTGGAGCTCCCCGCGCTGGCGTAG
- a CDS encoding alpha/beta fold hydrolase, which produces MTAERTTERTAARTAAGAGDYARLDGVDLYYESHGSGGRPLVLLHGGVQTIGLAFGALLPALAAKRRVIAVELQGHGHTADTDREMSVPAFAGDVVALLDLLGIGRADLFGFSLGGMTALETSLRNPERVGRQILMSVAFRPDGFLEEIRDPALHAGSDRLPTQADFAEMVAAYRAVAPDPDHFEAFLARCSSTANGHPGWTDEQLRALTVPTLLVMGDTDFMPVAHGEEVHRLIPGSRLAVLPGARHLDLPRRPELLLPLVEAFLAGDGDGDGDGDAD; this is translated from the coding sequence ATGACGGCGGAGCGGACGACGGAGCGGACGGCAGCGCGGACGGCAGCGGGGGCCGGGGACTACGCCCGGCTCGACGGGGTGGACCTCTACTACGAGAGCCACGGCTCCGGCGGCCGGCCGCTGGTGCTGCTGCACGGCGGGGTGCAGACCATCGGGCTGGCCTTCGGCGCGCTGCTCCCCGCGCTGGCCGCGAAGCGCCGGGTGATCGCCGTCGAACTCCAGGGCCACGGCCACACCGCCGACACCGACCGGGAGATGAGCGTCCCGGCCTTCGCCGGCGACGTCGTCGCCCTCCTCGACCTGCTCGGGATCGGGCGGGCCGACCTCTTCGGCTTCAGCCTGGGCGGGATGACCGCCCTGGAGACCTCCCTCCGCAACCCCGAGCGGGTGGGCCGGCAGATCCTGATGTCGGTCGCCTTCCGGCCGGACGGCTTCCTGGAGGAGATCCGCGACCCGGCGCTCCACGCCGGCTCCGACCGGCTGCCCACCCAGGCCGACTTCGCGGAGATGGTGGCCGCGTACCGGGCCGTCGCGCCGGACCCGGACCACTTCGAGGCGTTCCTGGCCCGGTGCAGCAGCACCGCCAACGGCCACCCGGGCTGGACCGACGAGCAGCTCCGGGCACTGACCGTGCCGACACTGCTGGTCATGGGCGACACCGACTTCATGCCGGTCGCCCACGGGGAGGAGGTGCACCGGCTGATCCCCGGCTCCCGGCTCGCCGTCCTGCCCGGAGCCCGGCACCTGGACCTGCCGCGCCGCCCGGAGCTGCTGCTGCCGCTGGTCGAGGCGTTCCTCGCGGGCGACGGCGACGGCGACGGCGACGGCGACGCCGACTGA
- a CDS encoding nitrite/sulfite reductase produces the protein MASTPVPDDVAAARRPTPTRKATRHRGEGQWAMGHFTPLNANEQFKKDDDALNVRARIEGIYAHRGFDSIDPADLRGRMRWWGLYTQRKEGIDGGKTAILEPHELDAEFFMLRIRIDGGRLTTDQLRAIGEVSETYARGTADITDRQNIQLHWIRIEDVPAIWAKLEAVGLSTTEACGDCPRVIIGSPVAGIAADEIIDGTPAVHEIHRRYIGNKEFSNLPRKFKTAISGSPVQDVVHEINDVAFVGVVHPEHGPGFDLWVGGGLSTNPRLAERLGTWVPLDEVADVWAGVVGIFRDYGYRRLRTRARLKFLMADWGPAKFRQILEDEYLKRPLLDGPAPGAPSTQWRDHVGVHRQQDGNFYVGFAPKVGRVDGTQLTKVADLAAAHGSGRLSTTVEQKMIVLDVAPDQVDSLVAGLEALDFQVAPSPFRRGTIACTGIEYCKLAIVETKGRAQTLIAELEQRLPGFDQPISINVNGCPNACARIQTGDIGLKGQLLLNDKGEQVEGYQVHLGGSLGFDAAFGRKIRGLKVTADELPDYVERVLRRFDEQRTEGERFAEWALRAEEGALS, from the coding sequence ATGGCCTCCACACCCGTTCCGGACGACGTCGCCGCCGCGCGCCGGCCGACCCCCACCCGCAAGGCGACCCGCCACCGCGGCGAGGGCCAGTGGGCCATGGGCCACTTCACTCCGCTCAACGCCAACGAGCAGTTCAAGAAGGACGACGACGCGCTCAATGTGCGGGCGCGGATCGAGGGCATCTACGCCCACCGCGGCTTCGACTCGATCGACCCGGCCGACCTGCGCGGCCGGATGCGCTGGTGGGGCCTCTACACCCAGCGCAAGGAGGGGATCGACGGCGGCAAGACCGCGATCCTGGAGCCGCACGAGCTGGACGCCGAGTTCTTCATGCTCCGGATCCGGATCGACGGCGGCCGGCTGACCACCGATCAGCTGCGGGCCATCGGCGAGGTGTCCGAGACCTACGCGCGCGGCACCGCCGACATCACCGACCGGCAGAACATCCAGCTCCACTGGATCCGGATCGAGGACGTCCCGGCGATCTGGGCGAAGCTGGAGGCCGTGGGCCTGTCCACGACCGAGGCCTGCGGCGACTGCCCGCGCGTCATCATCGGCTCGCCGGTGGCCGGGATCGCCGCCGACGAGATCATCGACGGCACCCCCGCCGTCCACGAGATCCACCGCCGGTACATCGGCAACAAGGAGTTCTCCAACCTCCCGCGCAAGTTCAAGACCGCGATCTCGGGTTCGCCGGTCCAGGACGTGGTGCACGAGATCAACGACGTCGCCTTCGTCGGCGTGGTCCACCCGGAGCACGGCCCCGGCTTCGACCTCTGGGTCGGCGGCGGCCTCTCCACCAACCCCCGGCTGGCCGAGCGGCTCGGCACCTGGGTCCCGCTGGACGAGGTCGCGGACGTCTGGGCCGGCGTGGTCGGCATCTTCCGCGACTACGGCTACCGCCGGCTGCGCACCCGCGCCCGGCTCAAGTTCCTGATGGCGGACTGGGGTCCGGCCAAGTTCCGGCAGATCCTGGAGGACGAGTACCTCAAGCGTCCGCTGCTGGACGGCCCCGCCCCGGGCGCGCCCAGCACCCAGTGGCGCGACCACGTCGGCGTCCACCGGCAGCAGGACGGCAACTTCTACGTCGGCTTCGCGCCCAAGGTCGGCCGGGTCGACGGCACCCAGCTCACCAAGGTCGCGGACCTCGCCGCCGCGCACGGCTCGGGCCGGCTCAGCACCACCGTCGAGCAGAAGATGATCGTCCTGGACGTCGCCCCGGACCAGGTCGACTCGTTGGTCGCCGGTCTGGAGGCGCTGGACTTCCAGGTCGCCCCCTCCCCGTTCCGGCGCGGCACCATCGCCTGCACCGGCATCGAGTACTGCAAGCTCGCCATCGTCGAGACCAAGGGCCGCGCACAGACCCTGATCGCCGAGCTGGAGCAGCGGCTCCCCGGCTTCGACCAGCCGATCAGCATCAATGTCAACGGCTGCCCCAACGCCTGCGCCCGGATCCAGACCGGCGACATCGGCCTCAAGGGCCAGCTGCTGCTGAACGACAAGGGCGAGCAGGTCGAGGGCTACCAGGTGCACCTGGGCGGCAGCCTCGGCTTCGACGCCGCCTTCGGCCGCAAGATCCGCGGCCTGAAGGTCACCGCCGACGAGCTCCCCGACTACGTGGAGCGGGTGCTGCGCCGCTTCGACGAGCAGCGCACCGAGGGCGAGCGCTTCGCCGAGTGGGCGCTGCGCGCGGAAGAGGGGGCGCTGTCGTGA
- a CDS encoding phosphoadenylyl-sulfate reductase produces MSTDTDPAGSAAADSRIPQRTPAELEALALTAGRELETASAQEVMRWAAETFGRRFAVTSSMEDAVVAHLASTALPGVDVIFLDTGYHFAETLGTRDAVAAVYPVNVLTLTPRQTVAEQDAEYGPRLHDRDPDLCCSLRKVEPLNRGLAGYDAWATGLRRDESPTRANTPVVGYDPKRRKVKIAPIARWTQDDVDAYVAEHGILLNTLLMDGYASVGCAPESCTRRVLAGEDARSGRWAGAGKTECGIHL; encoded by the coding sequence ATGAGCACGGACACTGACCCCGCGGGCTCAGCGGCTGCGGACTCTCGAATACCGCAACGGACCCCGGCCGAGCTGGAGGCGCTGGCGCTGACGGCCGGCCGCGAGCTGGAGACGGCCTCCGCCCAGGAGGTGATGCGCTGGGCCGCCGAGACCTTCGGCCGGCGCTTCGCGGTCACCTCATCGATGGAGGACGCGGTCGTCGCGCACCTGGCCTCGACCGCCCTGCCCGGGGTGGACGTGATCTTCCTGGACACCGGCTACCACTTCGCCGAGACCCTCGGCACCCGGGACGCGGTCGCCGCCGTCTACCCGGTCAACGTGCTCACGCTGACGCCGCGTCAGACCGTGGCCGAGCAGGACGCCGAGTACGGGCCCCGGCTGCACGACCGCGACCCGGACCTGTGCTGCTCGCTGCGCAAGGTCGAGCCGCTCAACCGGGGCCTGGCCGGCTACGACGCCTGGGCCACCGGACTGCGCCGGGACGAGTCGCCGACCAGGGCGAACACCCCGGTCGTCGGCTACGACCCGAAGCGGCGGAAGGTCAAGATCGCCCCGATCGCCCGCTGGACCCAGGACGATGTCGACGCCTATGTCGCCGAGCACGGAATCCTGCTCAACACCCTGCTGATGGACGGCTACGCCTCGGTCGGCTGCGCCCCGGAGTCCTGTACCCGGCGGGTCCTGGCCGGCGAGGACGCCCGCTCCGGACGCTGGGCCGGGGCCGGCAAGACCGAGTGCGGCATTCACCTCTGA